The Cryobacterium roopkundense sequence GGTGGCCCTCGACGTGCGTCCGGCTAACCTCATCCTGCGGGGCGCCGGCGCCATCATCGATGCGATCACCTACCTCCTCTTCTTCCTCCTCATGCTGTTCCTGTCTTTTGTCGTGTTCGGAACCACCGACCAGGCACTCATACAGGCGCTGACCGTCGCCGCTCTCGTGATGGCCATCGTGATCACCCCGATGATCGTCGAGACCGCCACCCGAGGCAGGTCCCTCGGCAAACTCGCCATCGGTGCCCGCATCGTACGCACCGACGGCGGCGCCATCTCCCTCCGCCACGCCTTCATACGTGCGCTCACCGGTGTCCTCGAGATCTTCATGACGCTCGGCGGACTCGCAGCGACCGTTGCCCTGCTCAACAGCCGCAGCCAGCGTTTCGGAGACCTCCTCGCCGGCACCTACAGCCAGCACGAGCGAGTGCCGCAGCACAAGGTTCCCGTCCTCGGCGTTCCAGGCCCGCTCCATGAGTGGTCGAAGACCGTGGACATCGCACGCCTGCCGGACGCCCTCGGGCGTCGCGTGGCCCAGTTCCTCCGCCAAGCCGACCGGCTGACGCCCGAGTCGCGCCAACGACTCGCTGTCTCCCTGGCAACCGAGGTGGAGCCCTTCGTCTCCCCCCTCCCCACGGCACCTGCCGAGCCGTTCCTGCAGGCCGTGGCCGCCGTGCGCCGCGACCGCGAGTATGCAGCGCTCCTGCTTGAGCAGGAACGCCTGTCGCGCCTCGCACCGGTGCTGCACGGTCTTCCCCACCAGTTCCCGAACCGCTAGCCAGGCGGGGTCGAACCCCACACGCTGGTCATGCCCGTCGAGCTGAGGAGGCGCTTCGCGCCATCGGGGGATGCGGAATGCGTCGCGATTTCCCCCCTCCGCTGGTCGAGGAACGCCGTCTACGGCGTGTCTCGAGACCCCGCGAGCCGAATCTGAGAGTCGGCTTGCGCGGTCTCGAGCCGCTCGTGCCTCGCTCCTCGACCAACGGGATGGGGAACACGATGCGCTTCCCTCGTAGGCCTCGTGTGCCGGTCTCGCAAGGTGGCTCGCGAGGTCCAGCGGTAGGGGGGTTAACGCAGGAAAGCCACCCCGTGGGGTGGCTTTCTGCTTGTTTCTAAGTTAAGTCCGGCGGTGTCCTACTCTCCCACAGGGTCCCCCCTGCAGTACCATCGGCGCAAAGAGTCTTAGCTTCCGGGTTCGGAATGTGACCGGGCGTTTCCCTCTTGCTATAGCCGCCGAAACATCTTTCGATGGTTCGAACAAACTCATACAAATAGTATTTAGTTGTTGTTCTCGACCGTACATCGAGAACCACATAGTGGACGCATAGCAGCTTCTTCAAACTGAGTGTTATCAAATTATCGGCTTATTAGTACCGGTCAGCTTCATGGGTCTTTAGTCCCCACTTCCACATCCGGCCTATCAACGCAGTAGTCTAGCTGCGAGCCTCTCCCCCTAAGGGATGGAAATCTCATCTCGAAGCCGGCTTCCCGCTTAGATGCTTTCAGCGGTTATCCGTTCCGAACGTAGCTAATCAGCGGTGCTCCTGGCGGAACAACTGACACACCAGAGGTTCGTCCATCCCGGTCCTCTCGTACTAGGGATAGATCTTCTCAAATTTCCTGCGCGCGCAGCGGATAGGGACCGAACTGTCTCACGACGTTCTAAACCCAGCTCGCGTACCGCTTTAATGGGCGAACAGCCCAACCCTTGGGACCTACTCCAGCCCCAGGATGCGACGAGCCGACATCGAGGTGCCAAACCATGCCGTCGATATGGACTCTTGGGCAAGATCAGCCTGTTATCCCCGAGGTACCTTTTATCCGTTGAGCGACAGCGCTTCCACAAGCCACTGCCGGATCACTAGTCCCGACTTTCGTCCCTGCTCGACTTGTCAGTCTCACAGTCAAGCTCCCTTGTGCACTTACACTCGACACCTGATTACCAACCAGGTTGAGGGAACCTTTGGGCGCCTCCGTTACTTTTTAGGAGGCAACCGCCCCAGTTAAACTACCCACCAGGCACTGTCCCTGAACCGGATCACGGTTCGAAGTTAGGTATCCAATATGACCAGAGTGGTATTTCAACGATGACTCCACCTGAACTAGCGTCCAAGCTTCACAGTCTCCCACCTATCCTACACAAGCCACACCGAACACCAATACCAAGCTGTAGTAAAGGTCACGGGGTCTTTCCGTCCTGCTGCGCGTAACGAGCATCTTTACTCGTAATGCAATTTCGCCGAGTTCGCGGTTGAGACAGCTGGGAAGTCGTTACGCCATTCGTGCAGGTCGGAACTTACCCGACAAGGAATTTCGCTACCTTAGGATGGTTATAGTTACCACCGCCGTTTACTGGGGCTTAAATTCTCAGCTTCGCCTTGCGGCTAACCGTTCCTCTTAACCTTCCAGCACCGGGCAGGCGTCAGTCCGTATACATCGTCTTGCGACTTAGCACGGACCTGTGTTTTTAGTAAACAGTCGCTTCCCACTGGTCTCTGCGGCCTTCGAACGCTCCCGGAGCTAGTCCGTTCACGCCTCAGGCCCCCCTTCTCCCGAAGTTACGGGGGCATTTTGCCGAGTTCCTTAACCACGATTCTCTCGATCTCCTTAGTATTCTCTACCTGATCACCTGAGTCGGTTTGGGGTACGGGTGACTAAAACCTCGCGTCGATGCTTTTCTTGGCAGCATAGGATCACTGATTTCACCCTTACGGGCTACCCATCGGGTCTCAGGCATCATGAACGACGGATTTGCCTATCGTTCGCCCTACATCCTTAGACCGGGTCAACCATCGCCCGGCTCAGCTACCTTCCTGCGTCACACCTGTTAATACGCTAACCGCACCAGCATAGGGTCGCACGCTAGGCCCCACGCTTCACCCCGAAGGGATCCATCTAGGGGATTCAGATGCTTAGCATTACTGGATTAGCTTGGGCGGTTTTTCGTCAGTACGGGAATATCAACCCGTTGTCCATCGACTACGCCTGTCGGCCTCGCCTTAGGTCCCGACTTACCCAGGGCGGATTAGCCTGGCCCTGGAACCCTTGATCTTTCGGAGGACGGGTTTCTCACCCGTCTTTCGCTACTCATGCCTGCATTCTCACTCGTGTAGCCTCCACGGCTGGTTTACACCGCCGCTTCGCTGGCCACACGACGCTCTCCTACCCATCAACACGGCTGAACCAACCACACAAGGTGGCGGCTTACCAAAAATATCAATGCCACAACTTCGGTGGCGTGCTTGAGCCCCGTTACATTGTCGGCGCGGAATCACTTGACCAGTGAGCTATTACGCACTCTTTCAAGGGTGGCTGCTTCTAAGCCAACCTCCTGGTTGTCTGTGCAACTCCACATCCTTTCCCACTTAGCACGCGCTTTGGGACCTTAGTTGGTGGTCTGGGTTGTTTCCCTCTCGACGATGAAGCTTATCCCCCACCGTCTCACTGCTGCGCTCTCACTTACCGGCATTCGGAGTTTGGCTGACGTCAGTAAGCTTTTGGGCCCCATCGGCCATCCAGTAGCTCTACCTCCGGCAAGAAACACGCAACGCTGCACCTAAATGCATTTCGGAGAGAACCAGCTATCACGAAGTTTGATTGGCCTTTCACCCCTATCCACAGCTCATCCCCTCCATTTTCAACTGAAGTGGGTTCGGTCCTCCACGACGTCTTACCGTCGCTTCAACCTGGCCATGGATAGATCACTTCGCTTCGGGTCTAGGACATGCGACTGAATCGCCCTATTCAGACTCGCTTTCGCTACGCATTCCCCTCTCGGGTTAAGCTCGCCACATATCACTAACTCGCAGGCTCATTCTTCAAAAGGCACGCTGTCACAGCAACAAGGCTGCTCCAACGGTTTGTAAGCAAACGGTTTCAGGTACTATTTCACTCCCCTCCCGGGGTACTTTTCACCTTTCCCTCACGGTACTTGTTCACTATCGGTCATGTAGGAGTATTTAGGCTTATCAGGTGGTCCTGACAGATTCACACGGGATTTCTCGGGCCCCGTGCTACTTGGGATACTTCTCGAGTGATTGCTGCATTTCGACTACGGGGTTCGCACCCTCTATGACCAGGCTTTCAATCCTGTTCGTCTATACAACGTTCTAACCCTCACCGCCTCGGTAGAGACAGCAGAAAAGTCCCGCAACCCCGACCATGCAACGCCTACCGGCTATCACACATGATCGGTTTAGCCTCATCCGGGTTCGCTCGCCACTACTAACGGAATCACTATTGTTTTCTCTTCCTGTGGGTACTGAGATGTTTCACTTCCCCACGTTCCCTCTACCCGCCCTATATATTCAGGCGGGAGTCACCAGGTCACCTCACGGGCCTGGCGGGGTTTCCCCATTCGGACATCCTCGGATCACAGTTCGTTTATCAACTCCCCGAGGCTTATCGCAGATTACTACGTCCTTCTTCGGCTCTACATGCCAAGGCATTCACCGTTTGCTCTTAAAAATTTGAAATCACATGAGTTTGAATCGATTAAGTACCCTGAATAAATTCAGAGTCGAAATTGACCAATGATCTAATTGCTTAGATCTTTGTAATTTGTCGTATAAATACGATCAAATTTAAGATGCTCGCGTCCACTGTGTAGTTCTCAAAGTACGGGCGGTACCCCTCCACGCCGGCAAGTGATGCCAACGAAAAAAGGTCCAGAGGAAAAGTCCAACACACACCAAAGTGCGTGATGTTCCGGTCCCTCAGGACCCAACAGCGTGCATATGCGATTCTCCCTGACCCCCACTTTTCCAACCCCCGAAGGAGCGTACCGAGTGAAGACCAGTCGTCTTCGCATCAATGTCAATGTTCCACCCATGAGCGCCATCCAAACCGTTCGGCCTGGTATGACTGGCAATCGTATTCCGCTGTATACAGACGGGACTGCACGTGCTCCTTAGAAAGGAGGTGATCCAGCCGCACCTTCCGGTACGGCTACCTTGTTACGACTTAGTCCTAATCACCGATCCCACCTTCGACAGCTCCTTCCCCAAGGGGTTAGGCCACCGGCTTCGGGTGTTACCGACTTTCATGACTTGACGGGCGGTGTGTACAAGGCCCGGGAACGTATTCACCGCAGCGTTGCTGATCTGCGATTACTAGCGACTCCGACTTCATGAGGTCGAGTTGCAGACCTCAATCCGAACTGAGACCGGCTTTTTGGGATTCGCTCCACCTTGCGGTATCGCAGCCCTTTGTACCGGCCATTGTAGCATGCGTGAAGCCCAAGACATAAGGGGCATGATGATTTGACGTCATCCCCACCTTCCTCCGAGTTGACCCCGGCAGTATCCCATGAGTTCCCACCATTACGTGCTGGCAACATAGGACGAGGGTTGCGCTCGTTGCGGGACTTAACCCAACATCTCACGACACGAGCTGACGACAACCATGCACCACCTGTATACCGACCTTGCGGGGCGACTGTTTCCAGCCGTTTCCGGTATATGTCAAGCCTTGGTAAGGTTCTTCGCGTTGCATCGAATTAATCCGCATGCTCCGCCGCTTGTGC is a genomic window containing:
- a CDS encoding RDD family protein, producing the protein MQNTDPVSSEADASPTDELLTGEAVALDVRPANLILRGAGAIIDAITYLLFFLLMLFLSFVVFGTTDQALIQALTVAALVMAIVITPMIVETATRGRSLGKLAIGARIVRTDGGAISLRHAFIRALTGVLEIFMTLGGLAATVALLNSRSQRFGDLLAGTYSQHERVPQHKVPVLGVPGPLHEWSKTVDIARLPDALGRRVAQFLRQADRLTPESRQRLAVSLATEVEPFVSPLPTAPAEPFLQAVAAVRRDREYAALLLEQERLSRLAPVLHGLPHQFPNR